From Arcobacter sp. CECT 8983, the proteins below share one genomic window:
- a CDS encoding N-acetyltransferase, translating into MEIKFFKPDVTHITTMQALVKGEVENGNILLRTEDEMANTIRAYTVVEVDGVMAGFTALHIHSARLAEVRSLVVSKNFRGLKLGQKLVQACIEEGRKYKLQQILSLTYEEGFFKSLGFVTIEKEDIPEHKIWADCIRCKHFPVCNEIAMVYDL; encoded by the coding sequence TTGGAAATTAAATTTTTTAAACCTGATGTTACTCATATTACTACTATGCAAGCTCTTGTAAAAGGAGAAGTTGAAAATGGTAATATTCTTTTACGAACAGAAGATGAAATGGCAAATACTATTAGAGCTTATACTGTTGTAGAAGTAGATGGAGTAATGGCAGGTTTTACAGCCTTACATATTCACTCTGCTAGACTAGCAGAAGTTAGAAGCTTAGTTGTATCTAAAAATTTTAGAGGCTTAAAACTAGGGCAAAAACTTGTTCAAGCCTGTATAGAAGAGGGTAGAAAATATAAGCTACAACAAATACTTTCTTTAACATATGAAGAAGGATTTTTCAAAAGTTTAGGCTTTGTTACTATTGAAAAAGAGGACATTCCTGAACATAAGATTTGGGCAGATTGTATTCGATGTAAACACTTTCCTGTTTGTAATGAAATAGCAATGGTATATGATTTATGA
- a CDS encoding TolC family protein, whose protein sequence is MHKLILYLLLLSTISFSQIISFEKALNSTIEYSKKIKQQEIQIKEKNEDLEKIKSYSYGNIDLVHEASKTNHAGYVFNSKLSSREATFEDFGFSQFGQAITTEPVDLNYPDSRNNFNTKLTYSIPLFTGFKLSNQEDIISLEKKAQKIKLNIDINYLSLEVLKAYNNAVVAKEFLKASKDAIKAVKKYEDTANEFYKEGLVTKIDKKQAQVKRLNTQSSFIQAKNNFELSLAYLSFLTGIENITDVNSLKNYETNIDDSSSLALEKRDEIKILKTTNNLYKKSIELNKAAYYPSVYSYVEYGFNDNKITTNDKKDYYMALIGVKFTIFDETREHDLQKSKLQYKKSLLQKEELEDSIKLEVKRAKLNLKAKKRVLEEKFKAKELAYEVLEQSKLMYKNKLISMSELLKQEAIYRQNEAELILSKYEKSLALAKFNLALGNDLFKGNK, encoded by the coding sequence ATGCATAAGTTAATATTATATTTATTATTACTATCAACGATTTCTTTTTCACAAATAATTAGTTTTGAAAAAGCATTAAATTCTACTATTGAATACAGTAAGAAAATTAAACAACAAGAAATTCAAATAAAAGAAAAAAATGAAGACTTAGAAAAAATAAAGTCTTATTCTTATGGAAATATAGATCTAGTACATGAGGCTAGTAAAACAAATCATGCAGGTTATGTATTTAATTCAAAGCTTTCATCTAGAGAAGCTACCTTTGAAGATTTTGGTTTTTCTCAATTTGGACAAGCAATAACTACTGAACCAGTTGATTTAAATTATCCAGATAGTAGAAACAATTTTAATACAAAACTTACCTACTCTATTCCTTTATTTACAGGGTTTAAATTATCAAATCAAGAGGATATTATATCCTTAGAAAAAAAAGCTCAAAAAATAAAATTAAATATTGATATTAACTACTTATCACTAGAGGTTCTAAAAGCTTATAATAATGCAGTTGTTGCAAAAGAGTTTTTAAAAGCTTCTAAAGATGCAATAAAAGCTGTAAAAAAGTATGAAGATACAGCAAATGAGTTTTATAAAGAAGGTCTTGTAACAAAGATTGATAAAAAACAAGCTCAAGTTAAAAGACTAAACACCCAAAGTAGTTTTATTCAAGCAAAAAACAATTTTGAACTTTCTCTTGCTTATCTTAGCTTTTTAACGGGTATTGAAAATATAACAGATGTAAATAGTCTCAAAAACTATGAAACAAACATAGATGATTCTTCTTCATTAGCCTTAGAAAAAAGAGATGAAATAAAAATACTAAAAACTACTAATAATCTTTATAAAAAAAGTATTGAATTAAATAAAGCCGCATATTATCCATCTGTTTATTCTTATGTGGAATATGGATTTAATGACAATAAAATTACTACAAATGATAAAAAAGATTACTATATGGCACTTATTGGAGTTAAGTTTACAATTTTTGATGAAACAAGAGAACATGACTTACAAAAAAGTAAACTTCAATATAAAAAATCACTACTTCAAAAAGAAGAGTTAGAAGATAGCATCAAGCTTGAAGTAAAAAGAGCCAAACTAAACCTTAAAGCAAAAAAAAGAGTCTTAGAAGAAAAATTTAAAGCTAAAGAGTTAGCATATGAAGTATTAGAACAATCAAAATTAATGTACAAAAACAAATTAATTTCTATGTCTGAACTACTTAAACAAGAAGCTATCTATAGGCAAAATGAAGCAGAATTAATATTATCAAAATATGAAAAATCACTTGCCTTAGCAAAATTTAATTTAGCTTTAGGCAATGACTTATTTAAAGGGAACAAATGA
- a CDS encoding LptA/OstA family protein codes for MKLLLKLALASTLVFANANTEKLIIDAKNFETDDSKGISIFTGNVKLKMAKDRLNSNKLEVFMKPKSQGKNLEPLKYIATGDVSFTIFSNGKHYKGKGNKVIYDPIKQEYTVLGKGYLNEVTEDRKLYGEKIFINQETGNAKVSGTDNKPVRFILNIDSGKK; via the coding sequence ATGAAACTATTATTAAAACTAGCACTTGCTTCAACACTAGTTTTTGCAAATGCAAACACTGAAAAACTTATTATTGATGCTAAAAATTTTGAAACTGATGACAGTAAAGGGATATCAATTTTTACAGGAAATGTAAAATTAAAAATGGCAAAAGATAGATTGAATTCAAATAAATTAGAAGTTTTTATGAAGCCAAAGTCTCAAGGTAAAAATTTAGAACCTTTAAAGTATATTGCAACGGGAGATGTTAGTTTTACAATTTTCTCAAATGGAAAACACTATAAAGGAAAAGGGAATAAAGTAATTTATGACCCTATAAAGCAAGAATATACAGTATTAGGAAAAGGTTACTTAAATGAAGTAACTGAAGATAGAAAACTTTATGGTGAAAAGATTTTTATTAATCAAGAAACGGGAAATGCTAAAGTTAGTGGAACAGATAATAAGCCAGTAAGGTTTATTTTAAATATTGATAGTGGTAAAAAATAA
- a CDS encoding cupin domain-containing protein: MYLKDSNSIEQNHIPKTVNANIAVLTPKDDKDFIVRKIVLKDGGSMPNHTNMIQHQQYVLSGEAKVVVGNEEYKAKKGDFIYIPAGVEHYYEACYGVDYEFLCMITTKEDEICFK; the protein is encoded by the coding sequence ATGTATTTAAAAGATTCAAATAGTATTGAACAAAATCATATTCCAAAAACTGTTAATGCAAATATTGCAGTTTTAACTCCAAAAGATGATAAAGATTTTATTGTTAGAAAAATAGTTCTAAAAGACGGTGGTTCTATGCCAAATCATACAAATATGATTCAACATCAACAATATGTATTAAGTGGTGAGGCAAAGGTCGTTGTAGGTAATGAAGAATATAAAGCGAAAAAGGGTGATTTTATTTATATTCCAGCAGGAGTAGAACATTATTATGAAGCCTGTTATGGAGTTGATTATGAATTTCTATGCATGATTACAACTAAAGAAGACGAAATTTGTTTTAAATAG
- the yihA gene encoding ribosome biogenesis GTP-binding protein YihA/YsxC, translating to MKIVDAQFLTSAQSINDSPAPDRAEVAFLGRSNVGKSSLLNTLTNRKGLAKSSSTPGKTQLINYFEIKFKTGNEELPYLYGRFVDLPGFGYAKVSKSLKKEWNKNLTGYLEERLCLQIFVHLIDARHTDLAIDKNVDEFLKTIKRGDQIIIHAFTKIDKLKQNDLQKLKRAYPDGIFISNLKKRGLEQLQNKITGYLFGN from the coding sequence ATGAAAATCGTAGATGCACAATTTTTAACATCAGCACAAAGTATAAATGATTCACCCGCTCCTGATAGAGCAGAAGTGGCTTTTCTAGGAAGATCAAATGTAGGTAAATCTTCTTTATTGAATACATTAACAAATAGAAAAGGATTGGCAAAATCTTCTTCTACGCCTGGAAAAACTCAACTTATTAACTATTTTGAAATCAAATTTAAAACAGGCAATGAAGAGTTACCATATCTTTATGGAAGATTTGTTGACTTACCTGGATTTGGTTATGCTAAAGTATCAAAAAGTCTAAAAAAAGAGTGGAACAAAAATTTAACAGGTTATTTAGAAGAAAGACTATGTTTACAAATCTTTGTTCATTTAATTGATGCAAGACATACTGATTTAGCTATTGATAAAAATGTTGATGAGTTTTTAAAAACAATTAAAAGAGGGGATCAAATTATAATTCACGCTTTTACAAAAATTGATAAATTAAAACAAAATGATTTACAAAAACTAAAAAGAGCTTACCCCGATGGAATATTTATTTCAAATTTGAAAAAAAGAGGTTTAGAACAACTTCAAAATAAAATTACAGGATATCTATTTGGAAATTAA
- a CDS encoding HAD family hydrolase codes for MIELIVLDVDGTLTNGQITYTNSGDELKSFDVADGLAIATWTKKLGKKAAIITGRNSKIVETRAKDLNITHLHQGIHNKDEVLENILKEENLSWNQVAAIGDDLNDYKMLKKVGLSFTPANGSKYINDVVNIRCEAYGGSGAVKEMIEYIIKEDGIEEEYVNSWL; via the coding sequence ATGATTGAGTTAATTGTTCTTGATGTTGATGGCACATTAACAAATGGACAAATAACATATACAAATAGTGGTGATGAACTTAAATCATTTGATGTAGCAGATGGTTTAGCAATTGCTACATGGACAAAAAAGCTTGGTAAAAAAGCAGCAATTATTACTGGAAGAAACTCTAAGATAGTTGAAACTAGAGCAAAAGATTTAAATATTACTCATCTTCATCAAGGTATTCATAATAAAGATGAAGTTTTAGAAAATATTTTAAAAGAAGAGAATCTTTCTTGGAATCAAGTTGCTGCAATTGGTGATGATTTAAATGATTATAAAATGCTAAAAAAAGTTGGACTTTCTTTTACTCCTGCAAATGGTTCAAAATATATTAATGATGTAGTTAATATAAGATGTGAAGCATATGGGGGAAGTGGTGCAGTAAAAGAGATGATTGAATATATCATTAAAGAAGATGGTATAGAAGAGGAATATGTAAACTCATGGTTATAA
- a CDS encoding efflux RND transporter periplasmic adaptor subunit: MKKILILTILLIINLQAFEISGTVISDNEKIITSKFMGLIKQVNVKEGDFVKKGQILYKIDSSNIDSLKKEALFNKQILENSLENIKLNYERYERLYKKDLVSKYDLEQLELKFKNTKSQVKIANAKVKEVLKQYDYLKVKAPNNGLIIKKNIKQGEIAVPSMPAFVLTDLDSLKIKSSIAESALQVVKIGTKAQVVIESINLKTTGVISSIIPDTNSMTHSFIIKLSFDKKDKQIYPGMYCKVYLELNNE; encoded by the coding sequence ATGAAAAAAATACTAATTTTAACTATTTTATTGATTATAAATCTACAAGCTTTTGAAATAAGTGGCACAGTGATTTCAGACAATGAAAAAATTATCACTAGTAAATTTATGGGATTAATAAAGCAAGTGAATGTAAAAGAAGGAGATTTTGTAAAAAAAGGTCAAATACTTTATAAAATTGACTCTTCAAATATTGATAGCCTAAAAAAAGAAGCCCTTTTTAATAAACAGATTTTAGAAAATAGCCTTGAAAATATAAAACTAAATTATGAAAGATATGAAAGATTATATAAAAAAGATTTAGTATCAAAATATGATTTAGAACAATTAGAACTTAAATTTAAAAACACAAAAAGTCAAGTAAAAATTGCAAATGCAAAGGTAAAAGAAGTTTTAAAACAATATGATTACTTAAAAGTAAAAGCTCCAAATAATGGCTTAATTATTAAAAAAAATATTAAACAAGGAGAAATAGCAGTACCTTCAATGCCAGCTTTTGTTCTTACAGATTTAGACTCTTTAAAAATAAAATCTTCAATTGCAGAATCGGCTTTACAAGTAGTTAAAATAGGAACTAAAGCACAAGTTGTTATAGAATCAATTAATCTTAAAACAACAGGTGTTATTAGTTCAATTATTCCAGATACAAACAGTATGACTCACTCTTTTATTATCAAACTTTCATTTGATAAAAAAGATAAACAAATTTATCCAGGAATGTACTGTAAAGTATATTTGGAGCTAAATAATGAATGA
- a CDS encoding efflux RND transporter permease subunit — protein MNDNLNIAGKLARNFIEHPLTFILAIFILILGFISLEFMPREENPQIKVSGGAVIVALPGAKPYEIQKVIIEPLEKKIREIKGVEYIYSYAKDSMGIVQVQYYIGEDKEESNLKLYDQIMRNIDLLPKGALPPIVKTMDIDTDIPIATLAFYSKNNTLTQAELYNEVSKLSHEINKIENVALVDLKGEKKDQYNVQINASKLSSYNLSLGQVANRIKALAHTMPSIKSDNLEDNLTILNIKNAIESKEDLQNIIISYNYGVAVYLKDIASIEKSYDIQNKKEAMLYTKELKDGISQTTLTISKLKGTNSVTINEKIFSYMETKKEELAKKGIKYVITRDDGYTANNAVNSLVQNLLISILIIAILLIFSLGLKEAMIVSLLVPMILSLTLFIGFLLDETINRITLFALIVSLGMLVDAAIIVIENIVRHKKEDKEKLDIKTLSINATNEIGNATNIATVAIIMTFIPMFFVGGMMGQFMHPLPVFVPIALVVSLIIAYVFTPYLVKKFL, from the coding sequence ATGAATGATAATTTAAATATCGCAGGGAAACTAGCAAGAAACTTTATAGAGCACCCTTTAACTTTTATCTTAGCAATCTTTATATTAATACTAGGCTTTATCTCTTTAGAATTTATGCCAAGAGAAGAAAACCCCCAAATAAAAGTTAGCGGAGGAGCAGTTATAGTTGCACTTCCTGGAGCAAAACCCTATGAGATACAAAAAGTAATTATAGAACCATTGGAGAAGAAGATTCGAGAAATCAAAGGTGTTGAATATATCTATTCCTATGCAAAAGACTCTATGGGAATAGTACAAGTTCAATATTATATTGGAGAAGATAAAGAAGAATCAAATTTAAAGCTATATGACCAAATTATGAGAAATATTGATTTGCTTCCAAAAGGAGCTTTACCTCCAATAGTTAAAACAATGGATATTGATACAGATATTCCTATTGCAACCCTTGCATTTTATTCTAAAAACAATACTCTAACTCAAGCTGAACTATACAATGAAGTAAGTAAACTAAGTCATGAAATAAACAAGATAGAAAATGTTGCTTTAGTTGATTTAAAAGGAGAGAAAAAAGATCAATACAATGTACAAATCAATGCAAGTAAACTCTCTTCTTATAACTTATCATTAGGGCAAGTAGCAAATAGGATAAAAGCTTTAGCTCATACAATGCCAAGCATTAAAAGTGATAACCTAGAAGATAATTTAACAATTTTAAATATTAAAAACGCAATAGAGTCAAAAGAGGATTTACAAAATATTATTATCTCATATAATTATGGTGTTGCAGTCTATTTAAAAGATATTGCAAGTATTGAAAAATCATATGATATACAAAATAAAAAAGAAGCAATGCTTTACACAAAAGAGCTTAAAGATGGTATTTCTCAAACAACTTTAACTATATCTAAATTAAAAGGTACAAACTCCGTAACTATAAATGAAAAGATATTTTCTTACATGGAAACAAAAAAAGAGGAATTAGCAAAAAAAGGTATTAAATACGTTATCACAAGAGATGATGGATATACTGCAAATAATGCCGTAAACTCACTTGTTCAAAACTTACTTATCTCTATTTTAATTATTGCTATTTTACTTATCTTTTCATTAGGACTTAAAGAGGCAATGATAGTTTCACTTCTTGTACCAATGATTCTATCTTTAACTTTATTTATAGGCTTTTTATTAGATGAAACCATAAATAGAATTACACTATTTGCATTGATTGTAAGTCTTGGGATGCTTGTTGATGCAGCTATTATTGTGATTGAAAATATAGTAAGACATAAAAAAGAAGACAAAGAAAAACTTGATATAAAAACCTTATCAATAAATGCTACAAATGAAATAGGAAATGCTACAAATATTGCAACGGTAGCTATTATCATGACTTTTATTCCTATGTTTTTTGTTGGAGGAATGATGGGGCAATTTATGCACCCTCTTCCTGTTTTTGTTCCTATTGCACTTGTAGTGTCATTGATTATTGCATATGTATTTACCCCATATTTAGTTAAAAAGTTTCTTTAA
- a CDS encoding efflux RND transporter permease subunit, with protein MMKLEKFIYNILENPSKSIIVYAITLVLFILSILTFPTEITKAKMLPSKDSDTFSVYVDLKDGSSTKQTKEVTSCISKILINKELVTNVSVFIGEGQPLDFAALVKQSALKDKQSQAEIMVNIKKASNRNIQSYNFVSNIREELQKGCSKYDANIKLIELPAGPPVLASIVAEIYGGNSFENRRKFAQKVAKVLEKQETLVDIDIMADDIYDKFEITLDNNKIIQSALSLEQVKNTLYLSFEGLEVAVVNEEDKQSQIPIFLRLDDNRIFKQNSKKAILEQFSKLKLINKHGFKIPLSELVNIKKVKKEATLTSKNLAKMINVIAETNKDSQIYPLLDARSEFLKDFDDNYEVTKADMLNLEFTHKLTKEKFKLIWDGELKVTIDTFIDLGGAFIIALVLIFFLMVIYYKSFALSAAIVLASFVSIIGVIFAHIIMDAITTDTFYLTATSLIGFIGLIGINSRNSTLIIDFSKQLVEEKNLSINEAIARATATRSKPIILTVLTMVFASSLLATDAVFGGLGVALIGGTLMSYVVSMFFVPVIIKNHVKKIIKK; from the coding sequence ATGATGAAATTAGAAAAATTTATTTATAATATACTTGAAAATCCTTCTAAATCTATTATAGTTTATGCAATAACATTAGTACTTTTTATTTTAAGTATTTTAACTTTTCCAACTGAAATTACTAAAGCTAAAATGCTTCCAAGTAAAGACTCTGATACCTTTTCAGTATATGTGGATTTAAAAGATGGTTCATCAACAAAACAGACTAAAGAAGTAACATCTTGTATTTCTAAGATACTTATAAATAAAGAGCTTGTAACAAATGTCTCTGTTTTTATAGGAGAAGGTCAACCTTTAGATTTTGCAGCACTTGTTAAACAAAGTGCTTTAAAAGATAAGCAATCTCAAGCAGAGATAATGGTAAATATAAAAAAAGCCTCAAACAGAAATATTCAAAGCTACAACTTTGTAAGTAATATTAGAGAAGAACTACAAAAGGGGTGTTCAAAATACGATGCAAATATCAAACTTATAGAACTACCTGCTGGACCACCTGTTTTGGCTTCTATTGTTGCTGAAATCTATGGAGGAAACTCTTTTGAAAATAGGCGAAAGTTTGCACAAAAAGTGGCTAAAGTTTTAGAAAAGCAAGAGACTTTAGTAGATATTGATATTATGGCTGATGATATATATGATAAGTTTGAAATAACACTAGACAATAATAAAATAATACAAAGTGCTCTTTCATTAGAACAAGTGAAAAACACTTTATATCTAAGCTTTGAGGGTTTAGAGGTTGCTGTTGTAAATGAAGAAGATAAACAAAGTCAAATACCTATATTTTTAAGGCTTGATGATAATAGAATTTTTAAACAAAACAGTAAAAAAGCTATTTTAGAACAGTTTTCAAAATTAAAGCTAATAAATAAGCATGGCTTTAAAATACCACTTAGTGAACTTGTAAATATAAAAAAAGTAAAAAAAGAAGCAACCTTAACTTCTAAAAATCTTGCAAAAATGATTAATGTAATTGCTGAAACAAATAAAGATAGTCAAATATACCCTCTTTTAGATGCAAGAAGTGAGTTTCTAAAAGATTTTGATGATAATTATGAAGTTACTAAAGCAGATATGTTAAACCTTGAATTTACCCACAAGTTAACAAAAGAGAAATTCAAGCTTATTTGGGATGGAGAATTAAAAGTAACTATAGATACTTTTATTGATTTAGGAGGAGCATTTATTATAGCTTTAGTATTAATCTTTTTTCTAATGGTTATTTATTATAAAAGTTTTGCTCTTTCAGCAGCAATTGTATTAGCCTCTTTTGTCTCTATTATTGGAGTTATTTTTGCACATATTATTATGGATGCTATTACAACAGATACTTTCTATTTAACCGCAACTTCTTTGATTGGGTTTATTGGTCTTATTGGAATTAACTCAAGAAACTCAACACTTATAATTGATTTTTCTAAACAATTAGTAGAAGAAAAAAACCTTAGTATAAATGAAGCTATAGCACGGGCTACTGCAACAAGATCAAAACCTATTATTTTAACAGTTCTAACTATGGTTTTTGCATCTTCTCTTCTGGCAACTGATGCAGTATTTGGAGGCTTAGGTGTTGCACTTATTGGAGGAACATTGATGTCATATGTTGTATCAATGTTCTTTGTTCCTGTAATTATTAAAAATCATGTAAAAAAGATTATTAAGAAGTAG
- a CDS encoding ATP-binding protein, which produces MKKFLFLIFGLSVILLKADTSIENKTNLIKLTKEEKLFLIEKQIKCVVTKSWAPFNFEENGKLVGISHDFWQLIKNKTLIDSTCTSVDSFQEAMRLIKDKRADITLSAAITGNKLYYGRFSKPYVSYPIAIATTLDKQYISNTEFLNNKKVAVGKFYSTYQILKSKYPKVKFVEVEDNIEALKLLSRGDVYAVIDILPVLSLTIADHGFKNIKISGTTEFNFDLRFMVRSDYEELIPIINKGIDSISKKELSEIKNRWLSVRLESVVNFSRFWEIGFISFLVLIILFYRQYILNRHNKKLQEANEEIEKKTKELEYKSNQLAKQKELFEKIYHESTDGIFLMHLDTKEIIDCNDATLKVLKYKSKQEFLGLGIADLFPTKQPSGLSSVFNIYKMLDTAIEKGSNSFEFVFKNKRNKNIWLEVVLTTITIDDKNLIHVVLRDIDKRKEMEEELNILTHNLEDKVKQEVKKNEEKTKQLLQQSRLAQMGEMISMIAHQWRQPLTAISATTNNLLLRMMIKDRPSDEELKKEVSLISDYSQHLSNTIDDFRNFFKTDKQKTNTTLESIVSNSINIVKNSLEGNNIKLIVDFDCYESINVFASEVSQVILNLVKNAEDAILENEITNGEIKIATSCEDKFCYIEISDNGGGIPPNIMEKIFDPYFSTKKSKEGTGLGLYMSKIIINDHCKGELSIKNNSLGASFIVKIPFSTTS; this is translated from the coding sequence ATGAAAAAATTCCTGTTTTTAATATTTGGCCTTAGTGTTATTTTATTAAAAGCAGACACTTCAATTGAAAATAAAACTAATTTAATAAAACTTACAAAAGAAGAAAAACTTTTTTTAATCGAAAAACAGATTAAATGTGTAGTAACTAAAAGTTGGGCACCTTTTAATTTTGAAGAGAATGGTAAACTTGTAGGAATCTCCCATGACTTTTGGCAATTAATAAAAAATAAAACTTTAATAGACTCCACTTGTACTTCTGTAGATAGTTTTCAAGAGGCTATGAGGCTTATAAAAGACAAAAGAGCAGATATAACCTTATCAGCAGCTATAACTGGAAATAAACTATATTATGGTAGGTTTTCTAAGCCTTATGTCTCTTATCCTATTGCAATTGCTACAACTTTAGATAAACAGTATATTTCAAATACAGAATTCTTAAACAATAAAAAAGTAGCAGTGGGTAAGTTTTATAGTACTTATCAAATTCTAAAAAGTAAATACCCAAAGGTAAAATTTGTAGAGGTTGAAGATAATATAGAAGCATTAAAACTTTTATCAAGGGGTGATGTTTATGCTGTAATTGATATTTTGCCTGTTTTATCACTTACAATAGCAGATCATGGATTTAAAAATATCAAAATAAGTGGAACAACAGAGTTTAATTTTGATCTTAGATTTATGGTTAGAAGCGATTATGAAGAATTGATTCCTATTATAAATAAAGGTATAGATTCAATTTCTAAAAAAGAATTAAGTGAAATTAAAAATAGGTGGCTTTCAGTTAGGCTAGAGAGTGTAGTTAATTTTTCAAGATTTTGGGAAATAGGTTTTATAAGTTTTTTAGTTCTTATTATTTTATTTTATAGGCAATATATTTTAAATAGACACAATAAAAAGCTTCAAGAAGCAAATGAAGAAATTGAAAAGAAGACAAAAGAATTAGAGTATAAAAGTAATCAATTAGCAAAACAAAAAGAGCTTTTTGAAAAGATATACCATGAATCTACTGATGGTATTTTTTTAATGCATTTAGATACAAAAGAGATAATTGATTGTAATGATGCCACATTAAAAGTATTGAAATATAAAAGTAAACAAGAGTTTTTGGGCTTAGGAATTGCTGATTTATTTCCAACAAAACAACCAAGTGGTTTATCTTCTGTTTTTAATATATATAAAATGCTTGATACTGCTATTGAAAAGGGCTCAAACTCTTTTGAGTTTGTATTTAAAAATAAAAGAAATAAAAATATATGGCTTGAAGTTGTATTAACAACAATTACAATTGATGATAAAAACTTAATTCATGTTGTTTTAAGAGATATAGATAAAAGAAAAGAAATGGAAGAGGAGTTAAATATATTAACTCATAATCTTGAAGATAAAGTAAAACAAGAAGTTAAAAAGAACGAAGAAAAAACAAAGCAGTTATTGCAACAAAGTAGATTAGCTCAAATGGGTGAAATGATTTCTATGATAGCCCACCAATGGAGACAACCTTTAACAGCTATTTCTGCAACTACAAATAATTTATTACTTAGAATGATGATAAAAGATAGACCAAGTGATGAAGAATTAAAAAAGGAAGTCTCTTTAATCTCTGATTATTCTCAACATCTATCAAATACAATTGATGATTTTAGAAACTTTTTCAAAACAGATAAGCAAAAAACAAATACAACTTTAGAAAGTATTGTTTCAAACTCTATTAATATCGTTAAAAACTCTTTAGAAGGAAATAATATTAAACTTATTGTTGATTTTGATTGTTATGAGTCTATAAATGTTTTTGCTTCTGAAGTAAGTCAAGTAATTTTAAACTTGGTTAAAAATGCGGAAGATGCAATTTTAGAAAATGAAATAACTAATGGAGAAATAAAAATTGCTACTTCATGTGAAGATAAGTTTTGTTATATAGAAATCAGTGATAATGGAGGAGGTATTCCACCTAATATTATGGAAAAAATATTTGACCCATACTTCTCTACAAAAAAGTCTAAAGAAGGTACAGGTTTAGGTCTTTATATGAGTAAGATAATTATCAATGACCATTGTAAAGGAGAATTATCTATAAAAAACAACTCTTTAGGAGCTAGTTTTATAGTTAAAATCCCTTTTAGTACTACTTCTTAA